The following coding sequences lie in one Musa acuminata AAA Group cultivar baxijiao chromosome BXJ1-8, Cavendish_Baxijiao_AAA, whole genome shotgun sequence genomic window:
- the LOC135587650 gene encoding ubiquitin carboxyl-terminal hydrolase 2-like, translated as MGKKMKTKARNPRKVHPRAPSGSAQPIVGTTDPKENSEYENVRHEQCGHYGKGSAEVNQILSEILSSKVAVACEHCREEPAAKRGGGKKGKHQKKREGAVKNSEIGPESHLIWVCLDCNRYFCGGAVSDSVPYGHARRHSKQERHACVVRLDNPTIGWCFSCSLAVCVELPHVVVDAGEVKLEDGRVEGGGIEPPTPEGSKGYKIRGLSNLGNTCFFNSVMQNLLSIDMLRHYMVNLDRPIGPLTMALKKLFDETRGGTDSKSVLSPKNLFGCISSKAPQFRGYQQQDSHELLRCLLDGLYVEERSSDKTQDSWNDQNMATSNLGSTVVDNIFGGQLSSTICCAECGHTSIVHEPFLDLSLPVPSKRITSKKAPPPPPKRSKPPLKERDKSRRFREKGSARGSVVMEQYRPEERVTSSVECSESSGNASKPEENADLILNDSDKSNHLSAAPGTEQNIASEAEDSSWMDYLAEPTMTPDALDLGSQTCGNSVLHFSESGQIFQSENNIPVESEVDNSPKELMVSSDSCGENPSRNDISSSCAYDSGVILLPYDVLDRTTNAMTGVTSQNPDNMSSSDNLMKEPSVQAASIVDSEQAEVDFDGFGDLFNEPEVTSELNRDIGMAEEMAVTLWANNSSESNQEEVDDSNAQVSIESCLVLFTSVELLSDEDAWYCEHCSEVLSNEMTTDRTSKSQTLATLGQSDIMKPCVDDAQGTSENVSSNLHVDCLNSTDSKELGARETESTFADIELHPQRPDTDLKSLDIVGETEKMRCKNGEIIEIVTGSNIMMPGSILCDQISKPIVVLEDQELVDSGFDNQTTSGKEDVPTSGQALGNTLTSSPGNTGASLSNSCRNDNLDVNHVPKKGSNYLSQTHPGRDRRVKKEEPTKRKVKRDATKRILINRTPPILTIHLKRFSQDGRGRLTKLRGHVFFQEMLDLRPYLDSRCKEEEKCTYRLLGVVEHSGSVSGGHYIAYVRGERNSSKAHQDKILPSWFYASDAHVREASLSEVLKCEAYILFYEKM; from the exons GAAGACCAAGGCGCGGAACCCTCGCAAGGTGCATCCGCGGGCTCCGTCCGGATCTGCCCAACCCATCGTTGGGACGACCGATCCGAAGGAGAACAGTGAGTATGAAAATGTGAGGCATGAGCAGTGCGGTCATTACGGTAAGGGTAGTGCCGAGGTGAATCAGATTCTTTCGGAAATTTTGTCATCGAAGGTTGCAGTGGCTTGTGAGCACTGCAGGGAAGAGCCTGCTGCTAAGAGAGGCGGGGGTAAAAAGGGTAAACATCAGAAAAAGAGAGAAGGGGCGGTGAAGAACTCGGAGATAGGACCGGAGTCGCACTTAATTTGGGTCTGTTTGGATTGCAATCGCTATTTCTGTGGGGGAGCAGTGAGCGATTCGGTGCCCTATGGCCATGCCCGTCGGCACTCGAAGCAGGAGCGCCATGCTTGCGTGGTGCGATTGGACAATCCTACGATCGGATGGTGCTTCTCGTGCAGTTTGGCAGTCTGTGTTGAGCTGCCACATGTTGTGGTTGATGCAGGAGAGGTTAAATTAGAAGATGGAAGGGTTGAAGGTGGTGGGATCGAGCCTCCAACACCAGAGGGCAGCAAGGGGTATAAGATCAGAGGGTTATCCAATCTTGGGAACACATGTTTCTTCAATTCGGTGATGCAGAACCTTCTTTCCATAGATATGTTGCGGCATTACATGGTGAACTTGGATAGGCCTATAGGGCCACTTACTATGGCATTGAAAAAACTGTTTGATGAAACCAGAGGTGGGACAGATTCGAAAAGTGTGTTAAGTCCAAAGAATCTTTTTGGATGCATTAGTTCAAAGGCCCCGCAATTCAGGGGATACCAGCAGCAGGACAGTCATGAATTGCTACGTTGCTTGCTTGATGGGTTGTATGTAGAAGAGAGAAGTTCAGACAAAACACAAGATTCTTGGAATGATCAAAATATGGCTACTTCAAATTTGGGGAGCACTGTGGTGGATAACATCTTTGGTGGCCAGCTATCAAGTACTATCTGTTGTGCTGAATGTGGGCATACTTCCATAGTCCATGAACCATTTCTGGATCTATCATTGCCAGTGCCTTCAAAGAGGATTACTTCTAAGAAGGCTCCACCACCTCCACCTAAAAGGAGTAAGCCACCTTTGAAAGAAAGGGATAAATCTCGGAGGTTCCGAGAAAAAGGTAGTGCAAGAGGATCTGTGGTCATGGAACAATATCGACCGGAAGAAAGAGTTACTTCATCAGTGGAGTGTAGTGAGTCATCCGGTAATGCATCCAAACCAGAAGAAAATGCTGATTTGATATTAAATGACTCAGATAAAAGTAACCATCTCAGTGCTGCACCAGGAACAGAACAAAATATTGCTTCGGAGGCAGAGGATTCCTCATGGATGGATTATCTTGCAGAGCCCACTATGACACCGGATGCTCTAGATTTGGGTTCCCAAACTTGTGGGAACTCTGTTTTGCATTTTTCTGAGAGTGGTCAGATATTCCAGAGTGAAAATAATATTCCAGTGGAGTCAGAGGTTGACAATTCTCCCAAGGAGCTGATGGTGTCTTCAGATTCTTGTGGAGAAAACCCAAGCAGAAATGATATCTCTTCTTCATGTGCATATGATTCTGGGGTTATTTTACTTCCTTATGATGTGCTGGATCGTACCACAAATGCTATGACTGGTGTGACTTCTCAAAATCCTGATAACATGTCTTCATCTGATAATTTAATGAAGGAACCAAGTGTGCAGGCTGCATCTATTGTTGATTCTGAACAAGCAGAAGTTGACTTTGATGGATTTGGTGACTTATTTAATGAGCCAGAGGTTACTTCTGAACTCAACAGAGATATTGGCATGGCTGAAGAGATGGCTGTGACACTTTGGGCTAATAACAGCAGTGAGTCTAATCAGGAGGAGGTGGACGATAGTAATGCTCAAGTATCAATTGAAAGTTGCCTGGTGTTATTTACCAGTGTAGAGCTTTTGTCTGATGAGGATGCTTGGTACTGTGAGCACTGTTCTGAGGTGTTGTCCAATGAGATGACTACTGATAGAACTAGCAAGAGCCAGACTTTAGCAACACTTGGTCAGTCCGACATAATGAAACCTTGTGTtgatgatgctcaaggcacaAGTGAAAATGTTTCTTCCAATTTGCATGTGGATTGCCTGAATTCAACTGATTCCAAAGAATTAGGCGCCAGGGAAACAGAATCCACGTTTGCTGACATTGAGTTACATCCACAAAGGCCTGATACTGACCTGAAATCACTTGATATTGTTGGTGAAACGGAAAAAATGAGATGTAAAAATGGAGAAATCATAGAAATCGTTACTGGGAGTAACATAATGATGCCAGGCTCCATATTGTGTGATCAAATAAGCAAACCAATTGTTGTTCTAGAGGATCAGGAATTGGTAGATTCTGGGTTTGATAATCAAACCACAAGTGGTAAGGAAGATGTTCCAACTAGTGGACAAGCTCTAGGTAATACTTTGACTAGTTCCCCAGGTAATACTGGAGCAAGCTTGTCGAATTCCTGCAGAAATGACAACCTTGATGTTAATCATGTACCCAAAAAAGGTTCAAATTATTTGAGTCAAACTCATCCAGGCAGAGATAGAAGGGTCAAAAAAGAGGAGCCTACAAAGAGGAAAGTGAAGAGGGATGCAACTAAAAGGATTCTGATTAACAGAACACCACCTATTTTAACTATACATTTGAAGAGATTTAGTCAAGATGGACGTGGCCGATTAACTAAGTTGAGGGGCCATGTATTCTTCCAGGAGATGCTTGACTTGAGGCCATATCTGGATTCGAG GTGCAAGGAAGAAGAGAAGTGCACGTATCGACTGCTTGGGGTGGTGGAGCACTCAGGGAGTGTGTCAGGTGGCCACTACATAGCTTATGTGAGAGGTGAAAGGAACAGCAGCAAAGCTCATCAGGACAAAATTTTGCCCTCCTGGTTTTATGCTAGTGATGCTCATGTCAGGGAGGCTTCTCTGTCAGAAGTCCTCAAGTGTGAGGCCTATATTCTGTTCTATGAAAAGATGTAA